Proteins found in one Stigmatopora nigra isolate UIUO_SnigA chromosome 15, RoL_Snig_1.1, whole genome shotgun sequence genomic segment:
- the ep300b gene encoding histone acetyltransferase p300 isoform X4: protein MADNVLESGPSSAKRPKLASPALSVSASDGNDFGSLFDLEHDLPDELISSSDLGLTNGGDINQLHTSLGGIGMGGQDAAAKHKQLSELLRTSAPSQQGGPTSNNTGPGASMGLLGAVNISPGAPQGMPPQGQQQQHGLMQQVGMIGGGSPLNRANAMLGAQRGSNGQQQQGLMAGHVMNGSSRMGYPASAGMGNNSNLLAETLQQQGGQPMGSGGQPGIRPQQPGALNKMNMIANAGPYGGPYGQSAGPGMPGAGLSPQLQNKAAMANSMAGQFNMDKKVTANQGIPGMTPQQPPGIGGSAAVGAAQVGLGAVGSGACTGPPTADPEKRKLIQQQLVLLLHAHKCQRREQANGEVRQCNLPHCRTMKNVLNHMTHCQAGKSCQVAHCASSRQIISHWKNCTRHDCPVCLPLKNAGDKRNQQSLVSSAGLGLVNSLGSGVPGGQSTTPNLNTSSQIDPSSIERAYAALGLTYQGNQMQPQAPQANMQNQGMQGQPGMRNLNVMGGNSMGMNGGVQPPNHQGSLLPDAMLQNSMNTPSLMNDGVGSLGSLPTAAPPSAAMRKSWHEDITQDLRNHLVHKLVQAIFPTPDPAALKDRRMENLVAYARKVEGDMYESANSRAEYYHLLAEKIYKIQKELEEKRRTRLQKQGIMPGQPGLASSGFPQGALSLGQPTMAPGQPPNGPHSDPSMVRPGGPNQMPNRMQSPAGMNQFNQMGMQSMGQRSTPPLPLSSPMNQMGIGSARMGQPNATQLQNQYLPPGQFPGASPAHGSGPVGVNQPGSQAVVPLQNQMSTPPSLPAGSPSAQSATPAPGSAASGGSMGTGGVCGSGPLPNLPPSSTPNQPSTFPHCPPMRTNSPSPARSLTPQPHQSTPMLPRSQTPQPQTPSTPQLPSQNQQQASQPQQLQGLAGSSEKVNQLPQQTLGGGATTSGTQAAQASSVPLQNAHVPLQLPPTPLSPKPPVTADGQVSSPASVSSSTDPNSQLAPQEVSAPVEEDIKMDVKKQEEEEEDGDEAQGDGKSLGKMGKVEPDIKAEEKVEIKKENSSEDGCKVEPMDTSSSSASLSVETVEDKKPEVKKEPKEQEEASAASPASTQSKKKMFKPEELRQALMPTLEALYRQDPESLPFRQPVDPQLLGIPVRIRTSNKTNLDYFDIVKNPMDLSTIKRKLDTGQYQEPWQYVEDIWLMFNNAWLYNRKTSRVYKYCSKLAEVFETEIDPVMQALGYCCGRKFEFSPQTLCCYGKQLCTIQRDAAYFSYQNSSPKYGLLADRYHFCEKCFNEIQGESVSLGDDPSQPQTSINKEQFQRKKNDTLDPELLVECTDCGRKMHQICVLHHETIWPSGFVCGNCLKMANKTRKENKYAAKRLPQTKLGSYLESRVNDYIKRQSHIEAGEVTIRVVHVSDKVVEVKPGMKSRFVDSGEMSESFPYRMKALFAFEDIDGADVCFFGMHVQEYGSDCPPPNQRRVYISYLDSVHFFKPRHLRTAVYHEILLGYLEYAKRLGFTTGHIWACPPSEGDDYIFHCHPMDQKIPKPKRLQEWYKRMLDKAVAERIVHDYKDIFKQATEDRLTSAKELPYFEGDFWPNVLEESIKELEQEEEERKREENSTCNESTDTTKGDSKNAKKKNNKKTSKNKSSLSRSNKKKPGMPNVSNDLSQKLYATMEKHKEVFFVIRLIAGPTANSLPPITDPDPLMACDLMDGRDAFLTLARDKHLEFSSLRRSMWSSMCMLVELHNQSQDRFVYTCNECKHHVETRFHCTVCEDYDLCITCYNIKGHEHKMDKLGLGLDDDSNNQAAAATQSPGDSRRLSIQRCIQSLVHACQCRNANCSLPSCQKMKRVVQHTKSCKRKTNGGCPICKQLIALCCYHAKHCQENKCPVPFCLNIKQKLRQQQLQHRLQQAQMLRRRMASMQRVGQPAGAQPGGPVMGLPSPGANGITAPGTPTSAGTQPLTPQTPTQTMASIPPQGLGPGVPQAPPPGCVPVQGGKSLQQQQLHHSYQQMPGGGATGPGGVMNSPQHQHQMLPQVQQQLSGPPNNHQQLHQHLNSVPPFAGRPPGSSPIHQSQGKPILGSATPPRPQPNCPVMAGNVGGPPPNAAQGPASLLQQPSGPPPAAVEIAMKIQRVADAQRKMALQRQAAAGMMPTHPHHQQGQGQQQMSMGHPGSGGTVGPQGMPPQSQAALQSSRVHVEQQQNAPAGMMVGAGSHVLQHQQHQQQQGNMQQVQIPTQAQLQQRLGVPPNPQQQWSGQGMPPQQRQAMMNQMGHQAMMVTQQQQQQQQQQQQQQQQQQQQQQQQQQQQQQQQQLQQQHQQQASSHPAMMNMPQQQQQQQQPPPQVTNPGVLGAPGPGAAGIPVASGAGGNITQAALQDLLRTLRSPSSPLQQQQVLNILRSNPQLMAAFIKQRASKYKGAPGTPGGPVSNALPGGGQQMNMNAATAVAGQSGMHMGGQGGPNMATMAQLQQVQQQQMQQQQLQQQHQQQQQQQQQHHQQQQQQQQQQQLQQQQQRPVLSGLQQQQVAALQQQQQQQASGRGLQGQGPQMANLNNPQIRELFMRRHLQQQQQQQQQQQQQQQQQQQQQQQQQQHQQQQMGVNHSQFQQPQPPQSQAYMGQPSMQPPVGQGGPQSGGPPGQQGQPYSAQQQAAIQQRLQHQHHLQMQQQQQQQQNAMAGLAGGDSGPGGGVGPPQPPQGPQNGPPPSQALLQQALHQRLLQQQQQHLAAAGSPAQHSNPMSPQQPPQMSQSPHPHLQGQTLPTSLANQVRSPQPSPRPQSQPPHSSPSPRMQPQPSPHHISPQMQTGSPHPAHLNPHHAGMVAPPPQQQPSSQQQNSMEQFGSDQSAMLSQLSGMAGLHGQGGNGQDPLGQSLNHNPLDIM, encoded by the exons ATTTTGGTTCGCTCTTTGACCTTGAGCACGACCTGCCAGATGAGCTCATCAGCTCGTCAGACTTAGGGCTGACCAATGGTGGGGACATCAACCAACTCCATACCAGTCTTGGAGGGATTGGTATGGGGGGCCAAGATGCtgccgcaaaacacaaacagTTGTCGGAACTTCTTCGAACCAGTGCGCCGTCACAGCAGGGTGGTCCTACTTCCAACAATACGGGACCAGGTGCTTCCATGGGCCTATTAGGAGCTGTCAATATCTCCCCTGGCGCACCTCAAGGAATGCCTCCCCAGGGCCAGCAGCAACAACATGGACTAATGCAGCAGGTTGGCATGATCGGAGGGGGGTCTCCTCTGAATCGGGCCAATGCCATGTTGGGTGCTCAGAGGGGCAGCAATGGACAGCAACAGCAAGGATTGATGGCGGGTCACGTGATGAACGGCTCGTCAAGAATGGGTTACCCGGCAAGTGCCGGCATGGGGAACAACAGTAATCTTTTAGCCGAAACACTACAGCAGCAGGGTGGTCAGCCAATGGGGTCCGGTGGTCAGCCAGGGATTCGACCGCAGCAACCAGGAGCACTGAACAAG ATGAATATGATTGCCAATGCGGGCCCCTATGGTGGTCCCTATGGTCAGTCTGCTGGTCCGGGGATGCCTGGAGCAGGCCTGAGCCCACAACTCCAGAATAAGGCCGCAATGGCTAACAGTATGGCCGGCCAGTTTAACATGGACAAAAAGGTGACAGCGAATCAAGGAATTCCTGGAATG ACACCGCAGCAACCTCCAGGCATTGGTGGATCTGCAGCAGTGGGAGCGGCACAGGTTGGACTGGGTGCTGTCGGGTCAGGTGCCTGCACTGGGCCTCCTACAGCAGACCCAGAGAAGCGTAAGCTTATCCAGCAGCAACTGGTTCTCTTGCTCCACGCTCATAAGTGTCAGAGAAGAGAGCAAGCTAATGGCGAAGTAAGGCAGTGCAACCTGCCTCACTGTCGCACCATGAAGAACGTACTTAACCACATGACTCATTGCCAGGCTGGCAAGTCTTGCCAGG TGGCGCATTGTGCCTCATCAAGACAGATCATCTCACATTGGAAGAATTGCACGCGACATGATTGTCCTGTATGCCTACCTTTGAAAAATGCTGGAGACAAGAGGAACCAACAAT CTCTCGTTAGCAGCGCAGGACTTGGTTTGGTGAACTCTTTAGGTTCAGGAGTACCAGGTGGACAGTCTACTACTCCAAACCTGAACACATCAAGCCAGATCGATCCCAGCTCCATTGAGAGGGCCTATGCTGCGCTTGGTCTTACTTACCAGGGCAACCAGATGCAGCCACAGGCACCCCAGGCGAACATGCAAAACCAGGGGATGCAGGGGCAACCTGGGATGAGGAATCTGAATGTCATgg GAGGCAACTCGATGGGAATGAATGGTGGTGTGCAGCCCCCAAACCATCAGGGGTCCCTGCTACCAGATGCCATGTTGCAAAACAGTATGAACACACCAAG TTTGATGAATGATGGAGTGGGAAGCTTGGGATCCTTACCTACTGCAGCTCCTCCTTCTGCAGCTATGCGGAAGTCTTGGCATGAAGATATCACACAAGATCTGCGCAACCATCTAGTTCATAAACT GGTTCAGGCTATATTTCCCACTCCTGACCCAGCTGCTTTGAAGGACAGACGGATGGAAAATCTAGTGGCATATGCTCGTAAAGTTGAGGGGGACATGTATGAGTCAGCCAATAGTAGG GCGGAGTACTACCACCTCTTAGCAGAGAAGATTTACAAAATCCAAAAGGAGCTTGAAGAGAAGCGAAGGACACGTCTCCAAAAGCAGGGAATCATGCCTGGGCAACCTGGCTTGGCCTCATCCGGCTTCCCACAGGGGGCTCTCAGCCTGGGTCAGCCTACCATGGCCCCAGGACAACCTCCAA ATGGTCCTCATTCTGATCCGTCCATGGTACGACCCGGAGGACCAAATCAGATGCCTAACAGGATGCAGAGCCCAGCAG GAATGAACCAGTTCAACCAAATGGGGATGCAGTCaatgggtcaaaggtcaacacCTCCTCTTCCACTCAGTTCTCCGATGAACCAG ATGGGTATTGGCTCAGCAAGAATGGGTCAGCCAAATGCTACGCAACTACAGAATCAGTACCTCCCACCGGGCCAGTTTCCCGGGGCCAGTCCTGCTCATGGTTCTGGTCCCGTTGGCGTGAACCAGCCAGGATCACAGGCCGTTGTGCCACTG CAGAATCAGATGTCAACCCCGCCTTCGCTACCGGCCGGCAGCCCTTCCGCCCAGTCTGCCACCCCCGCCCCGGGCTCTGCAGCCTCAGGTGGCTCCATGGGGACCGGTGGTGTTTGTGGTTCAGGGCCTCTGCCTAACTTGCCTCCATCCTCCACGCCAAACCAGCCCAGCACATTTCCTCACTGTCCACCCATGCGAACAAACTCTCCCTCACCAGCACGCAGCTTAACGCCTCAACCTCATCAGTCGACTCCCATGTTACCTCGTTCTCAGACGCCGCAGCCGCAGACCCCGAGCACACCCCAGTTGCCTTCTCAGAATCAACAGCAAGCATCGCAGCCGCAACAATTACAAGGTCTCGCGGGGAGTTCCGAGAAGGTGAATCAGCTTCCACAGCAGACCCTTGGAGGTGGTGCTACTACCTCAGGCACCCAGGCCGCTCAGGCTTCATCGGTGCCTCTCCAGAATGCACATGTGCCACTGCAGCTGCCACCAACCCCa CTGTCTCCTAAGCCACCCGTAACAGCAGATGGTCAGGTGTCATCACCAGCCTCAGTCAGCAGCAGCACAGATCCAAACTCCCAGCTGGCCCCACAGGAAGTCTCCGCACCTGTCGAAGAGGATATCAAAATGGACGTGAAAAagcaggaggaagaggaggaagatggTGACGAAGCTCAAGGAGATGGCAAGTCTCTGGGGAAGATGGGAAAAGTTGAGCCTGACATTAAAGCAGAAGAGAAGGTTGAG ataaagaaagaaaattcatCAGAAGATGGGTGTAAAGTGGAGCCCATGGATACATCTTCCTCTTCTGCGTCTTTGTCAGTGGAAACTGTGGAAGACAAGAAGCCCGAGGTGAAAAAGGAGCCCAAAGAGCAAGAGGAGGCCTCCGCAGCTTCCCCAGCCAGCACTCAgagcaagaaaaaaa TGTTTAAGCCAGAGGAGCTGCGTCAAGCTCTGATGCCCACCTTGGAGGCCTTGTACAGGCAGGACCCCGAGTCCCTCCCCTTCCGTCAGCCGGTGGACCCCCAGTTACTGGGAATACCCGTACGTATTCGAACTAGTAACAAAACTAACCTG GACTACTTTGACATTGTGAAGAATCCCATGGACCTGTCAACAATCAAGCGGAAACTAGACACGGGGCAGTACCAAGAGCCTTGGCAGTACGTGGAGGATATCTGGTTGATGTTCAACAATGCCTGGTTGTACAACCGTAAGACTTCACGGGTGTACAAGTACTGCTCCAAACTGGCTGAGGTGTTTGAGACTGAGATCGATCCGGTCATGCAGGCTTTAGGATATTGCTGTGGAAGGAAG tTTGAGTTTTCACCCCAAACTCTTTGCTGCTATGGAAAACAATTATGCACCATCCAACGGGATGCTGCCTATTTTAGCTACCAGAACAG TTCACCAAAATATGGGCTTCTTGCTGACAGGTACCACTTCTGTGAGAAGTGTTTCAACGAAATCCAGGGTGAGAGCGTCTCCCTGGGCGACGACCCATCCCAACCTCAGAC GTCCATCAACAAAGAACAATTCCAGCGAAAGAAGAATGACACGCTTGACCCAGAATT gCTTGTCGAATGTACAGACTGTGGTCGTAAAATGCACCAGATCTGTGTCCTACATCATGAAACCATTTGGCCTTCAGG CTTTGTATGTGGCAACTGTCTCAAGATGGCCAATAAGACACGGAAAGAGAACAAATATGCAGCTAAAA GACTTCCTCAAACCAAGCTAGGCAGCTATTTGGAGTCACGAGTGAATGACTACATTAAACGGCAAAGCCATATTGAGGCTGGCGAGGTCACGATTCGTGTGGTTCACGTCTCCGATAAAGTGGTTGAGGTCAAACCTGGCATGAAGTCCAG GTTTGTGGACAGTGGCGAGATGTCCGAATCTTTCCCATACAGGATGAAAGCCTTGTTTGCTTTTGAGGACATTGATGGCGCAGATGTGTGTTTTTTCGGTATGCACGTTCAAGAGTACGGCTCTGACTGCCCACCTCCTAACCAGAGACGAGTGTACATCTCTTACCTGGACAGCGTTCACTTCTTTAAACCTCGACACCTCAGGACTGCTGTCTACCACGAGATCTTGCTTGGTTACCTGGAATATGCAAAGAGACTGGG GTTTACAACAGGTCATATCTGGGCATGTCCTCCCAGTGAGGGCGATGATTACATCTTCCATTGTCACCCAATGGACCAGAAGATACCCAAACCAAAACGACTACAAGAGTGGTATAAGAGGATGTTGGACAAGGCAGTTGCTGAGCGCATTGTTCATGACTACAAG gACATCTTCAAACAGGCAACAGAGGACCGCCTGACCAGCGCAAAGGAGCTTCCATACTTTGAGGGAGACTTTTGGCCCAACGTACTGGAGGAGAGCATCAAAGAGCTGGaacaagaggaggaggaaaggaAGAGAGAGGAAAACAGTACCTGCAACGAAAGTACCGAT ACCACAAAGGGAGACAGCAAGAATGCCAAAAAGAAGAACAATAAAAAGACGAGCAAGAACAAGAGCAGCTTGAGCCGTTCCAACAAGAAAAAGCCGGGCATGCCCAACGTCTCCAACGATCTCTCGCAGAAACTCTACGCCACTATGGAGAAACATAAGGAG GTTTTCTTTGTCATCCGACTCATCGCTGGCCCTACTGCCAACTCATTGCCACCCATCACCGACCCTGACCCTCTGATGGCTTGTGACCTGATGGACGGCCGGGATGCATTCCTGACGTTGGCGAGGGACAAACACCTGGAATTCAGCTCTCTCAGGAGGTCCATGTGGAGTTCTATGTGCATGCTAGTGGAGCTCCATAACCAGAGCCAGGACCGTTTTGTCTACACATGCAATGAGTGTAAACATCATGTGGAAACACGCTTCCACTGCACTGTTTGTGAG GACTATGACTTGTGCATCACCTGCTACAACATTAAAGGCCACGAGCACAAAATGGACAAGTTGGGACTCGGGCTGGACGACGACAGCAATAACCAGGCAGCAGCGGCTACCCAGAGTCCAGGAGATTCTCGCCGCCTGAGCATCCAGAGATGCATCCAGTCTTTGGTCCACGCGTGCCAGTGCCGCAACGCCaactgctctctgccatcgtgCCAGAAGATGAAGCGTGTTGTTCAGCACACCAAAAGCTGCAAGCGCAAGACCAATGGCGGCTGTCCCATTTGCAAACAGCTCATTGCTCTGTGCTGCTACCACGCCAAACACTGTCAGGAGAACAAATGTCCCGTGCCCTTTTGTCTTAACATAAAGCAAAAGCTCCGGCAGCAGCAACTCCAACACCGACTCCAACAAGCGCAGATGTTGAGGAGGAGGATGGCCAGCATGCAGAGGGTGGGTCAGCCGGCGGGGGCTCAACCAGGAGGCCCCGTCATGGGACTTCCGTCGCCCGGCGCCAACGGTATCACAGCGCCGGGTACACCGACATCTGCCGGAACTCAACCTCTGACTCCTCAGACACCCACTCAGACAATGGCTTCGATACCGCCCCAAGGATTGGGGCCCGGGGTTCCCCAAGCTCCTCCGCCGGGCTGCGTCCCCGTGCAAGGCGGCAAATCTCTTCAGCAGCAACAGCTTCACCATTCATACCAGCAGATGCCAGGGGGAGGAGCTACCGGACCAGGAGGTGTGATGAATTCCCCCCAACATCAGCACCAGATGCTTCCCCAAGTGCAACAGCAATTGAGTGGACCTCCAAACAACCATCAGCAACTTCACCAACACCTCAACAGCGTGCCCCCGTTCGCCGGCAGGCCTCCAGGCTCCTCCCCGATCCACCAATCCCAAGGGAAGCCGATCCTCGGGTCAGCAACGCCTCCTCGCCCGCAGCCCAATTGCCCCGTCATGGCCGGAAACGTCGGGGGTCCACCTCCCAACGCTGCCCAAGGCCCCGCTTCTCTTTTGCAACAGCCTTCCGGGCCTCCGCCGGCCGCCGTGGAGATCGCCATGAAGATCCAGAGAGTCGCCGACGCCCAGAGGAAGATGGCGCTGCAGAGACAAGCGGCCGCGGGCATGATGCCTACTCACCCCCACCATCAACAGGGCCAAGGGCAACAACAGATGAGCATGGGGCACCCTGGCAGCGGCGGGACGGTCGGACCCCAAGGGATGCCGCCGCAAAGCCAAGCTGCCTTGCAGTCGTCTCGGGTCCACGTAGAACAACAACAGAACGCTCCAGCTGGGATGATGGTCGGCGCTGGCAGCCATGTCCTGCAACaccaacaacatcaacaacaacaaggcAACATGCAACAAGTCCAGATACCAACTCAGGCTCAGCTTCAACAGAGGCTGGGTGTACCACCAAACCCGCAACAGCAGTGGTCCGGCCAGGGGATGCCACCCCAACAGAGGCAGGCTATGATGAACCAAATGGGTCATCAGGCTATGATGGTCacgcagcagcaacaacagcaacaacaacaacaacagcagcagcaacaacaacaacaacaacaacaacaacagcagcagcaacaacaacaacaacagcagcagctacaacaacaacatcaacaacaagcTTCAAGCCACCCTGCCATGATGAACatgccacaacaacaacaacagcagcaacagccACCACCCCAGGTCACCAACCCTGGGGTGCTGGGAGCCCCTGGCCCTGGAGCTGCTGGTATTCCCGTAGCTTCTGGCGCTGGGGGCAACATCACGCAGGCAGCCCTCCAGGATCTTTTACGCACTCTTCGTTCGCCTAGCTCGCCGCTCCAACAGCAGCAAGTCCTCAACATCCTGCGTTCCAACCCTCAACTCATGGCGGCTTTTATTAAACAAAGAGCCTCCAAGTACAAGGGAGCCCCTGGAACCCCTGGAGGGCCTGTAAGTAACGCCCTGCCGGGAGGAGGCCAGCAGATGAATATGAACGCAGCCACTGCCGTGGCAGGCCAGTCTGGTATGCACATGGGGGGCCAAGGAGGACCAAACATGGCCACTATGGCCCAATTACAGCAAGTACAGCAGCAACAAATGCAACAGCAGCAGTTGCAGCAACAAcatcagcaacaacaacagcagcagcagcaacaccaccaacagcagcagcagcaacaacaacaacaacaacttcaacagcagcagcagagaCCAGTCCTCAGTGGTTTACAGCAGCAGCAAGTTGCCGCtctccagcagcagcagcagcaacaagcTAGCGGAAGAGGTTTACAGGGCCAGGGACCCCAAATGGCAAATCTCAACAATCCCCAAATCCGAGAACTGTTCATGAGGAGACATCTtcagcaacagcaacaacagcagcagcagcaacaacaacagcagcagcaacagcaacaacaacaacaacaacaacaacaacatcagcaGCAGCAAATGGGAGTCAACCACAGTCAATTCCAGCAACCGCAACCTCCGCAAAGTCAAGCTTACATGGGCCAGCCTAGCATGCAGCCGCCAGTCGGACAGGGTGGCCCCCAGTCCGGGGGTCCCCCCGGTCAGCAAGGTCAGCCTTACTCAGCCCAGCAGCAGGCTGCCATACAgcagaggctccagcaccaacACCACCTCCAgatgcagcagcagcaacagcagcagcaaaatGCTATGGCGGGTTTGGCTGGAGGGGATTCGGGGCCTGGGGGTGGTGTAGGCCCACCACAGCCACCACAGGGCCCTCAAAATGGCCCTCCGCCTTCGCAAGCTCTCCTTCAGCAGGCGCTCCACCAGAGGCTTctccaacagcagcagcaacaccTCGCCGCGGCAGGGTCTCCAGCCCAACACAGCAATCCCATGAGCCCCCAGCAGCCCCCCCAGATGTCCCAGTCCCCTCACCCGCACCTGCAGGGTCAGACGTTGCCCACGTCCCTGGCGAACCAGGTGCGCTCCCCACAACCCTCGCCCAGGCCTCAGTCGCAACCGCCGCACTCCAGCCCGTCGCCGCGCATGCAGCCCCAGCCGTCCCCTCACCACATATCCCCCCAGATGCAGACTGGGTCCCCCCACCCGGCCCACTTGAACCCGCATCACGCCGGGATGGTGGCCCCGCCTCCGCAGCAGCAGCCTTCGTCCCAGCAACAGAACTCAATGGAGCAGTTTGGCTCGGACCAGAGTGCTATGTTGTCCCAGCTGAGTGGGATGGCGGGTCTCCACGGGCAGGGGGGCAATGGTCAGGACCCACTGGGCCAGAGCCTGAATCACAACCCTTTAGACATCATGTAG